The following nucleotide sequence is from Alkalihalobacillus sp. LMS39.
GTCACCCGCTTCCCAGTCTTTGCTTCATAACGGATTTTTTCTTGTAATTTATTTATTCCATAAATAAGTGCAGCGGGGTTTGGTGGACAGCCAGGAATATAAACATCGACAGGAACAATCTGGTCGACTCCTTTAACTACGGCATATGATTTCACATATGGTCCGCCTGCGGTAGCACAGGACCCCATTGCAATCACCCATTTTGGTTCTGGCATTTGATCATATAAGCGTTTTAAAATTGGTGCCATTTTTTTTGTCACCGTTCCAGAAACGATCATACAGTCAGATTGACGCGGTGATGTACGGAAGATGACACCAAATCGGTCTTGGTCATAATGTGAAGCTCCTGTTCCCATCATCTCAATCGCACAACAGGCTAACCCAAACGTTAACGGCCAAATCGAGTTACTTCTCGCCCAAGCTTTCACTTGTTCTAACGTTGTAAAAAATATATTTTGCTCTAACTCTTCACGTTCTTGTTTCGTTAAACTGTCTAAGTTTAAATCCATGTCAACACCTTCTTTTTCCAGGCATATAGTAAGCCAATAAAAAGCATAACCATAAAAATAACCATCTCAATTAGTGCAAAAATACCTAAATCATCATAGGCAACAGCCCACGGATATAAAAATACCGTTTCCACATCAAATAATACAAAAAGGAGGGCAAACATATAATAACGCACGTTAAATTGAACCCAACTTCCACCAGTCGGTTCAACCCCACTTTCGTATGTCGTGTACTTTTCTTCCGTTGGCTTATGAGGACGTAATACGCGCCCGGCTGTAAGCGCAACCAATGGTAGCAATATACCAAGAATGACAAACACAGCGACGACTAAATAGTTGTTTTGATATAGATTATACAATGGATCCATACAACGTCAGCCTCCAAGCTTTAGTACGGGATTTCTTTTTTGAATCGTTACCATTATAGCAAATCCTATATATGGTGTCGACCGTTACAAAATTGTAACATTTTTTTAATATACCATTTTGTATAGCATGTCTTACTTACTATTGATACTCATTGCAAGCGCTAACATGAATGTGATAATGTGACTATTATGTGAACACTACTAGTAAAGGAGTAAAATAGAATGGTAGAAAACGTAACAAGTAAAAAGGTAATAAAAAATGTGGTAGAACGAATGTGGTCATCAAATAAATACGATGTTATGGCAAGAGGCTATGAATATTATAAAAAAATGAAGCCCATCCTACAACGAAATTCCGTTGCCAACGTTTCCTTATTCTATCAATTCTTACTAAAGTGTAAGTCGCTGCCATATTCAAAAAAAGGAGTAACAACAACATATGAACATGTGTGGGGTTATTATAAAAGCGAGGCAACAGATGAAGAAAAAACTCGGTATAAACAATTAGTCAGTCGATTACAAGAAATAGAGTTGATTTTCTATAAGTTTCCTAACGTTGTAGTCGATGCAGTTACTTTTATAAGAGAGTTAAATGAAAAATACCCAAAACCTTATATTACACAGTCTAATTTTATTTATCCAAAACCTGAATGGAACATCGTTATAGTGAAAGGAAATCACTATTCCATTTTTGATGGTGTCGTAACAAAAGTTTAAGTTAGTCTTAAAAGTGGACACGTCAAAATGGGATTAACCTAAAAGAAAGATTATAATGTAAATACTAATGACGAAGGACGTGTTCACTATGGGTAAGCACCATGATCATGAATATAAGGAGTATGTGGCTAAATTAGTTGTAGAAGAGGGAAGAGTGGCACGCGAGGTGGCTTATGAACTGGAAATCCCAACTACAACGATACACAGGTGGGTTCAAAATTATAAAGGGAAAGTAAAGGCAGCAAAAGAACCATCAGAATATGTGACTCCTTCGGAGTTAGAAAAGCTAAAAAAAGCACATCAAAAAGAAATTGAAAAGCTTAAGGAGGAAAATGAGATATTAAAAAAGGCCATGCATATCTTCACGAAAAACCAGGGATGAAATTTTATTTCATATATTCCCACCGAGATGAGCACTTGGTTGTGAAGATGTGCGAAGTCCTATCTGTATCTAAGAGTGGGTATTACAAATGGGTATCCAGTCAAAATAGAGAATCGACCGAACGAGAAAAGAAGAGAGATGAACTTAAAAAAAAGATACAACAATCATTTCATACAAGTTTTGGGACATACGGAAGCCCAAGGGTTCATGATGATTTGATTGATTTGGGATATATAGTTTCCCAAAAGACCGTTGCACGGTTAATGAAAGAAATGGGCCTAAAGGCGACACCTGAAGAAAAATATATAGTTACTACAGATTCTAATCATGACGAGCGAATTTATCCTAATTTACTTAACCAAAATTTCAAAGTAGATAGCCCTAATAAGGTTTGGGTAACGGACATTACTTATATTTGGACATTAGAGGGCTGGGTTTATTTAGCCTCTGTCATGGATTTGTTTTCGAGAAAAATTGTAGGATGGAGTCAAAGTTCGTCAATGAAAAAGGATTTACCATTAAAAGCTCTACAGATGGCTATTACGACGCGTCAACCGCCCGAGGGGTTAATTCATCACTCTGATCGTGGTTCTCAATATTGTTCAACAGACTATATTCAAACATTAAAAGAAAAAAGAATGATAATAAGTATGAGTAGAACAGGAAACCCTTATGACAACGCTTGTATCGAATCTTTTCACGCAACTATTAAGAAGGAATTGATTTACAGGAGGCGCTTTAAAACTCGTTCAGAAGCTATTAAAACGGTCAACTACTATATTAATAATTTTTATAATGAAAGAAGAAAACATTCAACCTTAGGATATTTCTCTCCAAATAATTTTGAGAGAAAATATAGCACAAGCATAGAATCAGTCTCATAATTAATCCATTTAGGGTGTAGAGAGGAGAAGTTGTCTCTGTAACTTCTCCTCTCTACACCCAAACCAAACGAAGTGCGGTAGAGTTTTCATGAAAAAAAGTTCCGTTTTTCTGTGTCTATTTTATTGACAGAAGTCCAAAGTGTAACTTTTTTCGGACATCTATTCCGCTATTTCTCGAATTTTACCGTGTTTTCAAAACTTAACGGACATCTGTTCCGTTATTTCCGCTTTCAGCGTAATACTCCTACCTGATTCTGGCCATTAACGGAACACATGTCCGATAGGTTTTTGAAAAAGCTATTTTTCCTCCCAATAACGGAACTGGTGTCCGTTAGGACTCGACATAAGTTAAAATTCAACAAAAAAATGCCTATAGATAACCGTGAAAGGACGTCTACAGGCATTTTTATTATTTTCCAGCTACTTCTAGACGAGTAATTGCTTTTTTCAAAGCTAATTGCGCGCGCTTGAAGTCAATTTCATCTTGCTTTGCTTCATTTATGCGGCGCTCCGCACGTTCTTTTGCAGCACGAGCACGAGCGACATCAATATCTGATGGCATTTCAGCGGTTTCCGCTAAAATTGTTACTTTGTCAGGGCGCACTTCAATAAATCCGCCACTTACTGCAATAAATTGAACGTTATTGCCTTTTTTTATACGAACGGGTCCAACGGTTAGAGGAGCCACTAACGGTATGTGGCGTGGTAGAATTCCAAGCTCACCGCTTTGAGCTTTCACAACGACCATCTCTACATCTCCGTCAAAAACCGTGCCATCAGGAGTTACAACACTCGCATTCATCGTCTTCTCCATGGAAAACCCTCCTTAACAGCATCGAGGCTATTAGTAGAGTAAGGAGCCACTTTGGACTCCATGCTCATTATTGCATTTCTTTTGCTTTTTCAACAACTTCTTCAATACGTCCAACAAGACGGAACGCATCTTCAGGTAAATCATCATATTTTCCTTCAAGAATTTCTTTAAATCCTTGGATTGTTTCTTTAACAGGAACATATGAACCAGGTTGTCCGGTAAATTGCTCGGCAACGTGGAAGTTTTGTGATAAGAAGAATTGGATACGACGCGCACGGTGAACGATTTGCTTATCTTCTTCTGATAATCCATCCATACCAAGGATCGCGATAATATCTTGTAATTCTTTATATTTTTGTAGTGTTTGCTGTACTTGACGAGCAACAGCATAATGCTCTTCTCCTACGATTTCCGGAGAAAGGGCACGAGATGTTGATGCAAGCGGGTCAACCGCAGGGTAAATCCCCATCTCAGAAAGTTTACGCTCTAAGTTTGTTGTTGCGTCTAAGTGAGCAAATGTTGTCGCTGGTGCCGGGTCAGTGTAGTCATCGGCAGGTACATAAATCGCTTGGATTGATGTAACAGAACCAACTTTAGTTGATGTAATACGTTCTTGTAACTGTCCCATCTCTGTTGCAAGTGTTGGCTGGTAACCAACGGCTGATGGCATACGACCTAATAAGGCTGATACCTCAGAACCGGCTTGCGTGAAACGGAAAATGTTATCGATGAACAATAATACGTCCGCGCCTTCTTTATCACGGAAATGTTCTGCCATTGTAAGACCTGTTAGGGCAACACGCATACGCGCTCCAGGTGGCTCATTCATTTGTCCGAATACCATCGCTGTTTTTGCGATAACTCCAGAGTCTTTCATTTCATAGTAAAGGTCATTTCCTTCACGAGTACGCTCACCAACACCAGCGAAAACGGAAATACCACCGTGTTCTTGAGCGATGTTGTTGATTAATTCTTGAATTAATACTGTTTTACCAACACCGGCTCCTCCGAACAAACCGATTTTTCCACCTTTAATATATGGTGCAAGTAAGTCAACAACTTTAATTCCAGTCTCAAGAATTTCAGCTTTTGTTGATAACTCTTCGAATTTTGGTGATGGGCGGTGGATTGGATCTTTTTTCACGTCTGCAGGAATTGGACCATCAAGGTCAATGGACTCCCCTAATACGTTAAATACACGACCTAATGTCACTTCACCAACAGGTACAGAAATCGGAGCTCCTGTATCTAATACTTCTGTTCCACGAACAAGTCCATCTGTTGAACCCATCGCAACCGTACGAACGGTATTATCGCCTAAATGAATCGCAACTTCTAACGTTACGTTTACATCAACCGCATTTGTTGCTGAGCCTGTTTGCTCAATTCTCAGTGCGTTATAAATCTCTGGTAAGTTTCCATCGTCGAATGTTACGTCAACAACTGGACCCATAACCTGAGTAATGCGACCTTTATTCATCAGTTTCCCTCCTATACTTTCAGTTTCGAGTTCGTAAACTCTCTATTCTAGAGCAGCGGCACCGCCGACAATCTCTGTAATTTCTTGTGTAATGGCAGCTTGACGTGCCCTGTTGTATGAAAGAGTCAGACTATCAATTAATGCACCAGCATTGTCCGTTGCAGCACTCATTGCTGTCATACGTGCTCCAAACTCACTTGCTTTTGCATCTAATAATGCGCCATAGATAACACTCTCTGCATACTGTGGTAATAGTTGCTCTAAAATGGCTTCTGCTGAAGGCTCATAAATATATTCCGACTGTGCTGAACTGTCATCAGCAAGATCAGTTAATGGCAACACTTTCTTTTCGGTCACCTCTTGTGTAATCGGGCTTACGAAATGATTGTACCAAAGGTATAACTCGTCAAATAACTCGTCTTGGAACATATCGACCGTTGTACTTGTTAAGTTCTTTACATCACTAAACTCGACTTGGTCAGATAACCCAATCAATTCTTGAATAATAGGCATGTTCCGTCTTTTTAATAAATCACGACCAATTCGCCCAATCACAATAATCGAATACTCATCTGGTGATTTATGACGTTTGTTGAGTGTTGTTAATAACTCACGAACTAAGCTTGCATTATACGCACCTGCAAGTCCTCGGTCAGATGTAATCACAACATATCCTGTCTTTTTCACCGGACGCGATTGTAGCATCGGATGCGACGCCTCTGTATTACCTGAAGCAATCCCGGCAACGACTTCACGAATTTTTTCAGTGTAAGGAAAAAACCCTTTCGCCTTTTCTTGTGCACGGTTTAGTTTTGCAGCTGATACCATTTGCATCGCTTTTGTAATCTTTTTTGTTTTTGTCGTCGAATTAATACGTGTTTTTATATCTCGTAGTGAGGCCATCTATTTTTCACCACCTTTTCGCTTAACTGGTTTTTGCGACTTTCCCGCGATTATTTTGTAACGTTAAACCCTTTTTTGAATTCGTCAATAGCCGCTTTAAAATCGCTATCTTCTGGAAGACCACCAGTTGTACGAATGTGCTCAAGTAATTCTTTTTTGTTGTGCTCTAAGAATGCAAAATATTCTGCTTCAAAGCGCTTAATATCACCAACTGGAATATCATCAAGGAATCCTTTTGTTAGTGCATAAAGAATCGCTACTTGTTTTTCAACTGGAAGTGGCTCGTGTAATCCTTGTTTTAATACTTCAACAGTACGAGCACCACGCTCTAACTTTGCTAATGTCGCACGGTCTAAGTCTGAACCAAACTGTGCAAATGCTTCAAGCTCACGATAAGAAGCTAAGTCAAGACGAAGTGTACCTGATACTTTTCTCATCGCTTTAATTTGCGCTGAACCTCCAACACGGGATACAGAAAGACCTGCGTTTACCGCTGGACGAACACCAGAGTGGAATAAATCAGATTGTAAGAAAATTTGTCCATCCGTGATGGAAATTACGTTTGTTGGAATATAAGCTGATACATCCCCAGCTTGTGTTTCAATGAAAGGAAGGGCTGTTAAAGAACCGCCACCTTTTGCATCACTAAGCTTTGCCGCGCGCTCAAGTAAGCGTGAATGTAAGTAGAATACATCCCCTGGATAAGCTTCACGACCTGGAGGACGACGAAGTAATAAAGAAAGCTCACGATAAGCTGCTGCTTGTTTTGTTAAGTCATCATAAATAACAAGAACATGTTTCCCGTTGTACATGAACTCTTCACCCATTGTAACCCCAGCATACGGAGCTAAAAATTGCAATGGAGCTGGTTCAGATGCACTTGCAGTAACGACGATCGTATAATCAAGCGCACCTTTTTGGCGTAATGATTCCACTACACCTGCAACAGTAGATTCTTTTTGACCGATCGCTACATAAATACAAATCATGTCTTGGTCTTTTTGGTTTAAAATTGTATCGATTGCAACAGCTGTTTTCCCTGTTTGACGGTCACCGATAATTAACTCACGTTGTCCACGTCCGATCGGAATAAGTGCATCAATCGATTTAATTCCCGTTTGAAGTGGCTCATGAACGGATTTACGGTCCATAACTCCAGGAGCTGGACTTTCGATTGGTCTAGCTTTTGCTGTTTCAATTGGTCCTTGTCCGTCTAATGGTTGACCAAGAGGATTCACCACTCGACCTAAAAGAGCTTCACCTACAGGAACTTCCATGATACGTCCTGTACGTTTGACTTCGTCACCTTCACGAATGTCTGTATATGGTCCTAAAATAATGATACCAACATTATTTTCTTCTAAGTTTTGTGCCATACCCATGACGCCATTTGAAAACTCAAGTAACTCTCCACTCATTACGTTTTCAAGGCCATGTGCTAAAGCAATACCGTCACCGACACGAATAACTGTACCAACGTCGGATACTTCAATATTTGATTGAAAGTTTTCAATCTGCTGTTTAATCAAAGAGCTAATTTCTTCTGCTTTGATGCTGCTCATTTCGTTCACCCCTATCTTGTTCTAGCTTTTTTGCAAGAGATTACGTTCCAGGCGAGTAAGCTGGCCTTTCACACTGCCATCATAAATGCGGTCACCGATGCGAATCGTAATACCGGCTATGAGGTTTTTATCAATAATATTTTCAATAATTAATTTCGATTTTCCAACTTTTTGTGCAAATAAGACAGATAAGTCCGTCTTTTCTTGCTCTGATAATGGGTAGGCAGAATACACTTTTGCTTCAGCCACATTTTGCTCTTGGTATGATAGCAATTTATATTCATCCACTAACGGAACAAGTGCTTCCACACGCTTGCGTTCAACAAGCAAAAGCAATGTATGCATCACAAGTTCACTTACGTTTTGACCAAAACCCGTTTTCACGATATTCTGTTTTTCTTCTACCCGAACTTTCGGATTTAATAGAACAGTCATCATTTCAGGAGTATTGCCCACTACTTCTTTTACTAGCTGTAGCTCAGTTTCGATTTGTTGAACTAAACCTTTTTCTTTTGCTAACTGAAAAAGAGCAACAGCATAACGATTGGCTACTGCTTTGTTGCTCATAGCTCTTCGCCTACTTCTTTAAGATAGTCTTCAATGAACTTTTGCTGTTCTGCTTCGTTCAGTTCTTTTTCAATCACTTTCGTTGCAATTAATACTGATAATGATGCAACTTGGTCACGAAGAGAAGAAACAGCTTGTTCTTTTTCACGCTTGATTTCTGCAAGTGCAGAATCTTTAATACGCTCTGCCTCACCTTTAGCAGATACGATAATATCTTGAGCTTGCTTCTCGCTCATTTTCTTTGCATTTTCAAGAATTGATTGTGCTTCTTGTCTTGCATTCTCAATTTCTTTACGTTGTTGTTCTAAATATTTTTCAGCCTCTTTACGGTCTTTTTCAGCAAAGTCAATTTGCTCATTAACCATTTGTTGGCGCTTTTCCATTAAGCCCATCATCGGTTTTAACGCAAACTTACTTATCGCCCATAACAGTATAAGAAAGGCAACTAATTGATATATGATCGAACCCCAAGGAATCACAAAATCCAAGTGAGTCACTCCTTTCTAATGTTCTTACACCTAACATAAGGAATGGCGAAGGTTCAAAGCAGAACACTGTCGCCATCTATAGCATTTTTGTGCTTGTATACGACCTTTATTATTGGAATAAAAGGATGAATGAAATAACGATCGCGATAATTGGAACCGCCTCAGCAAGAGGTACCCCAATGAACATTAAAGTTTGTAATTGACCACGTAATTCTGGTTGACGAGTGACACCTTCAAGAGTTGCTCTTACGATAATGGCAACGGCGATAGAACCACCGATTGCTGCTAGACCTGCTACGATTGCTACTGCTAATGCTTCCATTTAAAAAATCCTCCTTATAAATACAAATAATTTTTTATTATTTTAAACGCTCAAATTACGAGCAATGTTTAATGATGTTCAACTTTGTGTGCCATATATACCATTGCTAACATCGCAAAGATATACGCTTGAATCGCTCCAATAAACACACTAAATGCTTGCCAAATGACTAGTGGGAATATTGTTAATACCCCAGTAAAAATTCCTCCTGCTGTAAGCGAGGTTATTCCTGCACTTCCTAACCCAACGATTAAAATCATTAAGATTTCTTTTGCGTAAATGTTACCAAATAGACGCATTCCCAATGTTAATGTATTGGCAAACTCCTCAATGACTTTAAATGGGAATAAAAACGGGACGGGACGGAAATAGTTTCTTCCATATTCACCGAAACCTTGAAGCTTAATCCCATAAATGTGTGTCAAGATAATGACAAGGGCTGCTAAACTTAATGTTAGGGCAGGGTCAGAAGTCGGTGATTTCCACCATGCTTCATGCGTTGTATAGTTTGCAATCTCAAATGGGATACCTACCATATTGGCAGTAAACACGAAAAAGAGAAGCGTAAACGCTAATGCGGTAAATCGACCACCTGTTTTCCAATCCATGTTGGCTTTAATAATGTTTTGGACAAACTCGATAGCCCATTCTAGAAAGTTTTGCATGCCGGAAGGTCTCATAGCTAAACGCCTAGAGCCGAAAAACACGACACTGAAAACGATTATACAGACAACAGTCGTCATCAACACAGATGACATATTAAACCATATCCCGAAATAATCTCGCATTGGTGCAATATGATCCATATTAGTTATCACCTCTTTCTAACGAATTGAATTATCATATCAAGTAATATAATGACATAAATCAGGGATAACCCTGCAATGACCGAAAGTAAGTGAACGGCATCTGGATAGCGAAAAGCTATCGTAACCGCAAAGATAGCTAGTCCATAACGTATGACAATACCAAAACCAGCTAGTGCATAGGATATAAATGAAATGTTTTTTGGGTTGGCTGATATTTCACCAACAACAGCGGTTTTACGGTAAATGGTCCACAAGCTAATATAACTAGCCGTAAAACCAAGAAACAAACCTAAAAAATGAGGTTGAAATGGAGTTAAGAGTGCTCCAACAAGGAAAACGAATCCAAAAATGATTGAAATATACGTATATCCCTTCATTTTTGCTTGAAACGTTATCATTGTTCATTGTCTCCTAAATATGGTTGGATTACTTTATAAACACCGTAAAAACCCGAACCAATTCCTAGTAGTAGAAAAATGATAAGGAATAGTGGTTTTGTAGCAAAACGTTCATCTATCCAATTTCCGATAAAAACACCGGCAAGCACCCCGCCTACAATATACGATGAAATAATCGAAACGAGCGCCATTGCCCGCATAGAACGTCTACCTAATGACATTGCACCGCTCCTTCCTACTATTGTAGGAGCTTACGAAACTAATTTTATGTATCATTTGTAACCCTTATCATAAATACCCTTTGTAATCGTACAATAGTGAAAACCTTATGTCAACGGCTTTTCAGGATAAATATGTAGTCCGTTTTTAGAAAATTAGGTTTGTCACAATTTTGACAAAAGTATACCATTTTTTTCTTGACAAAACAAAGGAGAGGGTTTCCCTCTCCTTTTCTCTATTTATTATGGACAATAATTTTCTTTTCAACCAATCTCACCTATAAAAATGGCTGTTTCAAGCGTATCTTCTTGTCCGTCTTGTTTCGCAAACACAAGCGCTTTATAAATACCCTCTGTTAAACCTAGCTCTGACAACTCCACTTCAAGAAGCCCTCTTGCTACATTTTCCCGTGCATCCAAATAAGAAATAAACTCAAATGTATCTGGGTCATACAAAGCAATGCCAACTTCTTCTGCACCACCAGGCAAATACATTTCATAACGATATGTTTCTGGCTCATCACCATGCTCAAAGTTAAAAGCCATCACTCGTGGGTAATTTGGCTCTTCAATAAAAAACAAATACGGGACAACAACATCTTCTTTTCCACCTTGGATGACCACTTCCCCGTTATGAATGCCTTCTTCTAGCACAGGCGGAAAAATATCCATCGTAATGGTTACTTCTTTTTTCTCATCTGGCTTTAAGTCAAAAGAGAACGGCACTTTCCACTGAATACCATCTGGTACATCAATCGGAGGAACGACGTAATATGTTTCTGTTTTGTCTCCTTTATTTTCAACAGTAACCGTAACATCCTTCACTTGTCTCCTATCATCACGAGAATACTTTCCAAAAGAAAGCGCCCCAGGTAAAACAAGGGTCTCGGCATTTATCGCTTCTACAATTTGAATTCTCCCAGCGCCTTGCTCATGAGGTAAATAACGATTCCCTTCTTTGTCTTCTAGTTTTTTAGCTGTATTCATTAAGGCTGCTTTAATTTGGTCAGGCGTCCAATCTGGATGGGCTTGTTTCAGTAATGCAGCCGCTCCTGCGACATGCGGGGCAGACATACTCGTCCCATTTAATCCTAAGTAACCATGTGGTATTGTACTATCAATGGCGACACCAGGGGCAACGACATCAGGTTTCACATCCCATGTTTGTGTCACTGGTCCTCTTGATGAAAACGGCGCAATTAAATCTTCTTCATTCCGATATATCGTGCGTAATGAAGGTGACTTTTCATTTTCAATTTGTTCTAGTAACCATTCTCCATCCTCTTTTGTTATTCCCGCTACTGGAATATCAACTTTTCCTTCAATTGCACCTACAAAAGCACCATCTGTATTGTTAAAAATAACAACCGCTTCTGCTCCAGCCTCTTTTGCTATTCTTGCTTTTTCGGCAAAAGGAAGAATACCTCGTTTTAATAAAACAATTTTTCCGTTAACATCCTCTAAATCCTTTTCCATTCCTAGTTCACCATAAACAAACGGGAAATCTCTCGTAACATCCCATGGTCGTGAGCCACTCATCATTTGCAGAGGAATTTCTTTTTCTTCACCAAAAATCGTCAAATATGGCATTTTTAAAGGTGGTGATGATGCGCCAACAGAAATGGCTCGTGCCGATGTACCTGGAGAACCGACTGTCCACATATTCGGACCACTGTTTCCATTTGATGTGACCGCAACCACACCAAGTTCTACTGCTTTATCTAATGCCACACTCGTTGGCCAATCTGGGCCATTCACGGCATTCCCTAGTGACAAGTTTATAATATCGACACCGTCTTCCACCGCTTTTTCTATCGCTTCGATTACTTGCTCAGTCGTCCCTTGTCCACCAGGACCTAAAGCCCGATAAGCATAAATATCAGCTTCCGGTGCTACCCCTTTTATTTTTCCATTTGCCGCGATAATACCAGCGACATGTGTCCCATGAACGGTTGGTCCACCTTCTTCTATTTTCGTTTCCATAGGGTCATCATCATAATCAACAACGTCAAATCCGCCTTTATAGTTACGCT
It contains:
- a CDS encoding NADH-quinone oxidoreductase subunit B yields the protein MDLNLDSLTKQEREELEQNIFFTTLEQVKAWARSNSIWPLTFGLACCAIEMMGTGASHYDQDRFGVIFRTSPRQSDCMIVSGTVTKKMAPILKRLYDQMPEPKWVIAMGSCATAGGPYVKSYAVVKGVDQIVPVDVYIPGCPPNPAALIYGINKLQEKIRYEAKTGKRVTSQ
- a CDS encoding NADH-quinone oxidoreductase subunit A, producing the protein MDPLYNLYQNNYLVVAVFVILGILLPLVALTAGRVLRPHKPTEEKYTTYESGVEPTGGSWVQFNVRYYMFALLFVLFDVETVFLYPWAVAYDDLGIFALIEMVIFMVMLFIGLLYAWKKKVLTWI
- a CDS encoding DUF1722 domain-containing protein — encoded protein: MVENVTSKKVIKNVVERMWSSNKYDVMARGYEYYKKMKPILQRNSVANVSLFYQFLLKCKSLPYSKKGVTTTYEHVWGYYKSEATDEEKTRYKQLVSRLQEIELIFYKFPNVVVDAVTFIRELNEKYPKPYITQSNFIYPKPEWNIVIVKGNHYSIFDGVVTKV
- a CDS encoding transposase, with protein sequence MGKHHDHEYKEYVAKLVVEEGRVAREVAYELEIPTTTIHRWVQNYKGKVKAAKEPSEYVTPSELEKLKKAHQKEIEKLKEENEILKKAMHIFTKNQG
- a CDS encoding IS3 family transposase translates to MKFYFIYSHRDEHLVVKMCEVLSVSKSGYYKWVSSQNRESTEREKKRDELKKKIQQSFHTSFGTYGSPRVHDDLIDLGYIVSQKTVARLMKEMGLKATPEEKYIVTTDSNHDERIYPNLLNQNFKVDSPNKVWVTDITYIWTLEGWVYLASVMDLFSRKIVGWSQSSSMKKDLPLKALQMAITTRQPPEGLIHHSDRGSQYCSTDYIQTLKEKRMIISMSRTGNPYDNACIESFHATIKKELIYRRRFKTRSEAIKTVNYYINNFYNERRKHSTLGYFSPNNFERKYSTSIESVS
- a CDS encoding F0F1 ATP synthase subunit epsilon; the protein is MEKTMNASVVTPDGTVFDGDVEMVVVKAQSGELGILPRHIPLVAPLTVGPVRIKKGNNVQFIAVSGGFIEVRPDKVTILAETAEMPSDIDVARARAAKERAERRINEAKQDEIDFKRAQLALKKAITRLEVAGK
- the atpD gene encoding F0F1 ATP synthase subunit beta; the encoded protein is MNKGRITQVMGPVVDVTFDDGNLPEIYNALRIEQTGSATNAVDVNVTLEVAIHLGDNTVRTVAMGSTDGLVRGTEVLDTGAPISVPVGEVTLGRVFNVLGESIDLDGPIPADVKKDPIHRPSPKFEELSTKAEILETGIKVVDLLAPYIKGGKIGLFGGAGVGKTVLIQELINNIAQEHGGISVFAGVGERTREGNDLYYEMKDSGVIAKTAMVFGQMNEPPGARMRVALTGLTMAEHFRDKEGADVLLFIDNIFRFTQAGSEVSALLGRMPSAVGYQPTLATEMGQLQERITSTKVGSVTSIQAIYVPADDYTDPAPATTFAHLDATTNLERKLSEMGIYPAVDPLASTSRALSPEIVGEEHYAVARQVQQTLQKYKELQDIIAILGMDGLSEEDKQIVHRARRIQFFLSQNFHVAEQFTGQPGSYVPVKETIQGFKEILEGKYDDLPEDAFRLVGRIEEVVEKAKEMQ
- the atpG gene encoding ATP synthase F1 subunit gamma; the encoded protein is MASLRDIKTRINSTTKTKKITKAMQMVSAAKLNRAQEKAKGFFPYTEKIREVVAGIASGNTEASHPMLQSRPVKKTGYVVITSDRGLAGAYNASLVRELLTTLNKRHKSPDEYSIIVIGRIGRDLLKRRNMPIIQELIGLSDQVEFSDVKNLTSTTVDMFQDELFDELYLWYNHFVSPITQEVTEKKVLPLTDLADDSSAQSEYIYEPSAEAILEQLLPQYAESVIYGALLDAKASEFGARMTAMSAATDNAGALIDSLTLSYNRARQAAITQEITEIVGGAAALE
- the atpA gene encoding F0F1 ATP synthase subunit alpha; this encodes MSSIKAEEISSLIKQQIENFQSNIEVSDVGTVIRVGDGIALAHGLENVMSGELLEFSNGVMGMAQNLEENNVGIIILGPYTDIREGDEVKRTGRIMEVPVGEALLGRVVNPLGQPLDGQGPIETAKARPIESPAPGVMDRKSVHEPLQTGIKSIDALIPIGRGQRELIIGDRQTGKTAVAIDTILNQKDQDMICIYVAIGQKESTVAGVVESLRQKGALDYTIVVTASASEPAPLQFLAPYAGVTMGEEFMYNGKHVLVIYDDLTKQAAAYRELSLLLRRPPGREAYPGDVFYLHSRLLERAAKLSDAKGGGSLTALPFIETQAGDVSAYIPTNVISITDGQIFLQSDLFHSGVRPAVNAGLSVSRVGGSAQIKAMRKVSGTLRLDLASYRELEAFAQFGSDLDRATLAKLERGARTVEVLKQGLHEPLPVEKQVAILYALTKGFLDDIPVGDIKRFEAEYFAFLEHNKKELLEHIRTTGGLPEDSDFKAAIDEFKKGFNVTK
- a CDS encoding F0F1 ATP synthase subunit delta; amino-acid sequence: MSNKAVANRYAVALFQLAKEKGLVQQIETELQLVKEVVGNTPEMMTVLLNPKVRVEEKQNIVKTGFGQNVSELVMHTLLLLVERKRVEALVPLVDEYKLLSYQEQNVAEAKVYSAYPLSEQEKTDLSVLFAQKVGKSKLIIENIIDKNLIAGITIRIGDRIYDGSVKGQLTRLERNLLQKS
- the atpF gene encoding F0F1 ATP synthase subunit B; amino-acid sequence: MDFVIPWGSIIYQLVAFLILLWAISKFALKPMMGLMEKRQQMVNEQIDFAEKDRKEAEKYLEQQRKEIENARQEAQSILENAKKMSEKQAQDIIVSAKGEAERIKDSALAEIKREKEQAVSSLRDQVASLSVLIATKVIEKELNEAEQQKFIEDYLKEVGEEL
- the atpE gene encoding F0F1 ATP synthase subunit C, with the protein product MEALAVAIVAGLAAIGGSIAVAIIVRATLEGVTRQPELRGQLQTLMFIGVPLAEAVPIIAIVISFILLFQ